One window from the genome of Loxodonta africana isolate mLoxAfr1 chromosome 14, mLoxAfr1.hap2, whole genome shotgun sequence encodes:
- the ERICH5 gene encoding glutamate-rich protein 5 — protein MNDQKVTSNESSPTTEESESCFAQPKPHKMGKESTFYENAQRESLPPLEKLQISARSTANGVKSPSEHPLASTGNDVADRPGSTGKELDQPGSTEKSQLLEGPQDSGPPQLGGKDDTPATEEKKKDVEAATATQPLKGKTETKLLGTEDEGQPLRKVGEKAPPGTVEGTENPQTAEEMKPLGTSEKIHPLETVGELQAQEIAEKDDQPQIPEIVPRENESSEILEGSQLGEIAEEQQLQEKGEKDEQSHLLPTIPKKNETSEISDRSPLVETAVKNDTLHKAPEVLGSMEQIQPEGIAGSLEHPAGIVEPEATVEMVSEVDTNEEDQHIEGETGEKVETEMENDKISEGAETKVEETGEAVDPSAAT, from the exons atgaatgatCAAAAAGTAACTTCAAATGAGTCTTCTCCAACCACAGAAGAGAGTGAATCCTGCTTTGCCCAACCTAAACCAcataaaatgggaaaagaatCCACTTTTTATGAAAATGCTCAAAGGGAAAGCCTTCCTCCATTGGAGAAGCTCCAGATCTCAGCAAGGTCTACAGCTAATGGCGTTAAATCCCCCTCTGAACACCCCCTGGCCTCCACAGGAAATGATGTAGCTGATCGACCAGGGTCCACAGGAAAGGAATTAGATCAGCCAGGATCCACAGAGAAGTCTCAGCTTCTAGAGGGACCTCAGGACTCTGGGCCACCTCAACTGGGTGGCAAAGATGATACCCCAGcaacagaagaaaagaagaaagatgtggaagcaGCGACAGCAACTCAGCCTTTGAAAGGAAAGACTGAGACTAAACTTTTAGGAACAGAAGACGAGGGTCAGCCTTTGAGGAAGGTAGGGGAGAAGGCTCCTCCTGGAACAGTGGAAGGTACTGAGAATCCACAAACTGCTGAAGAGATGAAACCTCTAGGAACATCTGAGAAAATTCATCCTCTGGAAACTGTTGGAGAGCTACAAGCTCAAGAAATAGCAGAGAAGGATGACCAGCCCCAGATTCCAGAAATAGTTCCCAGAGAGAATGAATCTTCAGAAATATTGGAGGGAAGTCAGCTTGGGGAAATAGCTGAAGAGCAGCAACTTcaagaaaaaggggaaaaagatGAACAGTCTCACCTTCTACCAACAATTCCCAAAAAGAATGAAACATCAGAAATATCGGATAGAAGTCCTCTTGTGGAAACAGCTGTAAAAAATGATACCCTCCATAAAGCTCCTGAAGTTCTTGGAAGCATGGAACAGATCCAACCAGAGGGAATAGCTGGAAGCTTGGAGCATCCAGCAGGAATTGTAGAGCCAGAGGCGACTGTGGAAATGGTCAGTGAAGTTGACACTAATGAAGAGGACCAACACATTGAAG GTGAAaccggagaaaaggttgaaaccGAGATGGAGAATGACAAAATAAGTGAAGGAGCTGAAACAAAAGTAGAAGAAACAGGAGAAGCTGTGGACCCTTCAGCAGCCACATAG